In Caproiciproducens sp. NJN-50, the following are encoded in one genomic region:
- a CDS encoding ABC transporter substrate-binding protein gives MKKFTMKLAAVCLAVSLGLSAVTGCSGGSASSGPASSGQTGSAQQEGSLKDEIHIAMNAAPPSLDVQKTSAVVARQIAFGSIYESLMALKSDYSATPELCSSFDVNDKHTEYTYHLRKGVKFHNGQEMKADDVVASMNRWIESYGNAGAMVGKSRFEKVDDYTVKITLSAPALYLNELIAGAGQSAAVMPKSVIDAADPSTGLVKDYIGTGPYKFEKWAKDQYIELTAYGDYQPYGTDGQTDGWSGYKHAYIKDVYYDFVTDDSTRVSGIQSGQYDVAYKLPIDDYDMFKNDGDLKVYNEMSGSPGLIYNKKSGLGANKFMRQAVNAALNMEDIMKASYVSADFYRLDSSYMYKEQPTWYTDAGSSSYNQHNADKVKDLLKQAGYNGESFTILVSSDYTEFYNAAVVIKSELEAVGIKCDLLVSDWATFLTYRSDPSKYSAFITSFTPIVTPTMLLYMTSTWPGWETDPKIEEGLQKINGSTSTDEAVAAWKELQQYSWEDELPWSKFGDYYIYSAATTKVENLGYFQGPFIWNTKIYE, from the coding sequence ATGAAAAAATTCACCATGAAACTTGCGGCGGTCTGCCTTGCAGTCTCGCTCGGCCTGTCCGCTGTAACCGGATGTTCCGGTGGTTCCGCTTCATCCGGACCGGCCTCTTCCGGACAGACCGGTTCCGCTCAGCAGGAAGGCAGCCTGAAAGACGAAATCCATATCGCCATGAACGCGGCCCCGCCCTCGCTGGACGTCCAGAAAACCAGCGCCGTCGTCGCGAGACAGATCGCGTTCGGCAGCATCTACGAAAGTCTGATGGCGTTAAAATCGGATTACAGCGCCACGCCGGAACTCTGCTCTTCCTTTGACGTAAATGATAAGCACACGGAATACACCTACCATCTTCGCAAAGGCGTCAAATTCCACAACGGTCAGGAAATGAAGGCTGACGACGTCGTCGCTTCCATGAACCGCTGGATCGAAAGCTACGGCAACGCGGGCGCAATGGTTGGCAAATCGAGATTCGAAAAAGTCGACGATTACACCGTTAAAATCACGCTTTCCGCACCGGCCCTTTACCTGAACGAACTGATTGCCGGCGCCGGACAGTCCGCGGCGGTCATGCCGAAATCCGTCATTGATGCCGCCGACCCGTCGACGGGTCTTGTCAAGGACTACATCGGAACCGGTCCGTACAAATTTGAAAAATGGGCGAAGGACCAGTACATTGAACTTACGGCGTACGGCGACTACCAGCCTTACGGAACCGACGGGCAGACCGACGGCTGGTCCGGCTACAAGCATGCCTATATCAAAGATGTGTATTACGATTTCGTCACGGATGACTCCACCCGCGTTTCTGGCATTCAGTCCGGCCAGTACGATGTCGCCTACAAACTCCCCATCGACGACTACGACATGTTCAAAAACGACGGCGACCTGAAGGTCTACAACGAAATGAGCGGTTCCCCGGGGCTGATTTACAACAAAAAGTCCGGTCTGGGCGCCAATAAATTCATGCGTCAGGCCGTCAACGCGGCGCTCAACATGGAAGACATCATGAAAGCCAGCTACGTCAGCGCGGACTTTTACCGGCTGGATTCCAGCTACATGTATAAGGAGCAGCCCACATGGTACACGGACGCCGGCAGCTCCAGCTACAACCAGCACAATGCCGACAAGGTAAAAGATCTGCTGAAGCAGGCGGGCTACAACGGCGAGTCCTTCACGATTCTGGTATCGTCCGATTACACGGAATTCTACAATGCGGCCGTCGTCATCAAGAGCGAGCTGGAAGCGGTCGGCATCAAGTGCGATCTGCTGGTCTCCGACTGGGCGACCTTCCTGACCTACCGCAGCGATCCCAGCAAATACAGCGCGTTCATCACCAGCTTTACTCCCATTGTAACGCCGACCATGCTTCTTTATATGACTTCCACATGGCCCGGCTGGGAAACCGATCCCAAAATCGAGGAAGGACTCCAGAAGATCAACGGCTCCACTTCCACCGATGAAGCGGTCGCGGCCTGGAAGGAACTCCAGCAGTACAGCTGGGAAGACGAACTGCCCTGGAGCAAGTTCGGCGACTACTACATCTACAGCGCGGCCACCACAAAAGTGGAAAATCTCGGTTATTTCCAGGGACCCTTCATCTGGAACACGAAAATCTATGAATAA
- a CDS encoding P-II family nitrogen regulator, producing MKEINLFIRPEKLETVKTILVDDYSCGGMTVLNSMGCGNQKGFTDEYRGTRTNVNLLPKLKVEVIVDDKDVEPIVTDICSKIATGIVGDGKIIIKNVEDVIRIRTQERGTGAI from the coding sequence ATGAAGGAAATCAACCTGTTTATCAGACCGGAAAAACTGGAAACCGTAAAAACAATCCTTGTGGACGATTACAGCTGCGGCGGCATGACCGTGCTGAACTCGATGGGATGCGGAAACCAAAAGGGTTTTACGGACGAGTACCGGGGCACCCGGACCAATGTGAACCTGCTGCCCAAGCTGAAAGTGGAAGTAATCGTCGACGACAAGGATGTGGAACCGATCGTCACGGACATTTGCAGTAAAATCGCAACCGGGATTGTCGGGGACGGGAAAATTATCATTAAAAACGTGGAGGATGTCATTCGAATCCGAACGCAGGAGCGCGGCACCGGAGCGATTTAG
- a CDS encoding N-acyl-D-amino-acid deacylase family protein yields MLDTLIRNATIVDGSGRPGYAGSLGIQNGKIVLDPSEEAGSVVDGSGLTLCPGFIDSHSHHDQVFDPAVEIYNLCKISQGVTTDVVGQCGMSPFPVAPENLETIRGLLASFDTEEQLDRLKYFTDFQHFLAYAESLPKASNFAFNCGHSVLRAAVMGTENRRATPAELEKMKAYLKEAMEHGCFGLTSGLIYIPGVYSDTQELIELCKVIQPYGGVYATHMRNESDVLADAVKEAIYIAETAGVPLFISHHKAMGVANWGLSKETLRLVHAAIGRGVKVTIDQYPYLATQTILNVCLPPQLFAQGKDRLVEQLKDPAERKKIEAEMRKTPATYENNYINCQGFSGIVVLSSPNVPEAIGLSVADYAKKVGKSDFDAFFDLMVENHCEGLAAYFAMDEKDLQAIYMDENTVVGSDGIITADTPVHPRTYGTFAKAIAYFCKDKKLLPFEQAVRKQTSLTAERWGLKNKGLIADGYDADLVLLDFDEYRDSSDFVHTRELAKGVKKVFVNGEVVFEDGKLTQARPGKCILRSPK; encoded by the coding sequence ATGTTGGACACATTGATCCGGAACGCAACCATTGTCGATGGATCGGGCAGGCCGGGATATGCCGGTTCGCTTGGAATTCAAAATGGGAAAATCGTGTTGGACCCTTCGGAAGAGGCCGGTTCCGTTGTCGACGGGTCGGGCTTGACCCTCTGCCCCGGGTTTATCGACAGCCACTCTCACCATGACCAGGTTTTCGACCCGGCGGTGGAAATCTATAACCTCTGTAAAATTTCGCAGGGGGTCACCACGGATGTGGTCGGCCAGTGCGGAATGTCGCCGTTTCCCGTTGCGCCGGAAAATCTGGAAACGATCCGCGGCCTTCTCGCCTCGTTCGATACGGAAGAGCAATTGGACCGGTTAAAGTATTTCACGGATTTCCAGCATTTTCTGGCTTACGCGGAGTCCCTTCCGAAAGCCTCCAACTTTGCGTTCAACTGCGGGCACTCGGTCCTGCGCGCGGCGGTAATGGGCACGGAAAACCGCAGGGCGACTCCGGCGGAACTTGAAAAAATGAAGGCCTATCTGAAAGAAGCGATGGAGCATGGCTGTTTCGGGCTGACGAGCGGGCTGATCTACATTCCGGGCGTGTATTCCGACACGCAGGAGCTGATCGAGCTGTGCAAGGTGATCCAGCCGTACGGCGGGGTTTACGCGACCCATATGAGAAACGAATCGGACGTTCTGGCGGACGCCGTGAAGGAGGCGATCTATATCGCCGAAACCGCGGGAGTGCCGCTGTTTATCTCCCACCACAAGGCGATGGGCGTGGCCAACTGGGGGCTTTCCAAAGAAACGCTGCGCCTGGTTCACGCCGCGATCGGCCGGGGGGTCAAAGTCACCATCGACCAGTATCCCTATCTGGCGACGCAGACGATCCTGAACGTCTGTCTGCCGCCGCAGCTGTTCGCACAGGGCAAGGATCGGTTGGTCGAACAGTTAAAGGACCCGGCCGAGCGGAAAAAGATTGAAGCGGAAATGAGGAAAACGCCCGCTACCTACGAAAACAACTATATCAATTGTCAGGGCTTTTCCGGCATTGTGGTTCTTTCCAGCCCCAACGTGCCGGAGGCGATCGGTCTGAGCGTAGCGGACTACGCGAAAAAGGTCGGGAAGAGCGACTTCGACGCTTTCTTCGATTTAATGGTTGAGAACCACTGCGAGGGTCTGGCGGCGTATTTCGCCATGGACGAAAAGGACCTTCAGGCAATTTATATGGACGAAAACACCGTCGTCGGCTCGGACGGCATCATCACGGCGGATACTCCGGTTCATCCCCGAACTTACGGCACGTTCGCAAAGGCGATCGCTTACTTCTGCAAGGACAAAAAACTGCTGCCGTTTGAGCAGGCGGTCCGCAAGCAGACCTCTTTGACGGCGGAGCGCTGGGGCCTGAAAAACAAGGGTCTGATTGCCGACGGCTATGACGCGGACCTGGTTCTTTTAGATTTTGACGAGTACCGCGATTCTTCCGATTTCGTTCATACGCGCGAGCTTGCCAAAGGGGTCAAAAAGGTGTTTGTCAATGGGGAGGTCGTGTTTGAGGACGGAAAGCTGACGCAGGCCCGCCCCGGCAAATGTATCCTTCGAAGCCCCAAATAA
- the dpaL gene encoding diaminopropionate ammonia-lyase: MDFQWITNEQEKARLDGGLEFLSAQAVKPVRDFHAEFSEYRPTPLVPLKNLSAELGLKSISVKDESLRMGLNSFKMLGSSYAVGRLIAQKLGRDFEKMKFEEFCAEKTRERLGNLVFATATDGNHGRGLAWTANRLGYSSVVFLPKGSSEERVRNIANNGAQTFVTDRNYDDTVRLMIGEASRNGWQIVQDTSWEGYGEVPRWIMQGYTTIASEFLSQAAEEGIPAPTHLFLQAGVGSFAVAMAAFFRAAFPSAPPRVIVVEPNKADCFYRSAEQGGMTAVGGDLDSIMAGLSCGEPSPIAWSVLKDSAAFLSVPDWVTARGMRMYSAPCGDDRRVVSGESGAVTLGALSLIMQRGEYAPLKEALGLDGTSSVLLVSTEGDTCREMYRRIVWEGEYGSAAE, translated from the coding sequence TTGGATTTTCAATGGATCACCAATGAACAGGAAAAAGCCCGGCTTGACGGCGGGCTTGAATTTTTATCGGCGCAGGCCGTGAAGCCGGTCCGGGATTTTCACGCTGAATTTTCCGAATACCGTCCTACACCGCTCGTCCCGCTGAAAAATCTCTCCGCGGAGCTTGGACTGAAAAGCATCTCGGTAAAAGACGAATCCCTGCGCATGGGCCTGAATTCTTTTAAAATGCTGGGCAGCTCTTACGCGGTCGGACGGCTGATCGCGCAGAAGCTGGGCAGAGACTTTGAGAAAATGAAGTTCGAAGAGTTCTGCGCGGAGAAAACACGCGAAAGGCTTGGAAATCTGGTATTCGCGACGGCGACGGACGGAAACCACGGGCGCGGCCTGGCCTGGACCGCCAACCGCCTCGGCTATTCTTCCGTCGTGTTTCTTCCGAAGGGCTCCTCGGAAGAGCGCGTCCGCAATATTGCGAACAACGGAGCGCAGACTTTCGTCACGGACCGAAACTATGACGATACCGTGCGGCTGATGATCGGAGAGGCTTCGCGGAACGGATGGCAGATCGTCCAGGACACATCGTGGGAAGGGTACGGCGAGGTTCCGCGGTGGATCATGCAGGGCTATACCACCATTGCGTCTGAATTTCTGAGTCAGGCCGCCGAAGAAGGAATTCCAGCCCCGACGCATCTTTTCCTGCAGGCGGGCGTCGGATCGTTTGCCGTCGCAATGGCCGCTTTTTTCCGGGCCGCTTTCCCTTCTGCTCCGCCCCGAGTGATCGTTGTGGAGCCGAACAAGGCGGACTGTTTTTACCGGTCGGCGGAACAGGGGGGAATGACGGCGGTCGGCGGCGATCTGGATTCGATCATGGCCGGGCTTTCCTGCGGCGAGCCCAGTCCCATCGCGTGGTCCGTCTTAAAGGACAGCGCGGCGTTCCTTTCGGTTCCGGATTGGGTGACCGCCCGGGGCATGAGAATGTACTCCGCTCCCTGCGGCGATGACCGGCGCGTCGTCTCCGGCGAATCCGGCGCCGTCACCCTCGGGGCGCTCAGCCTGATCATGCAGCGCGGAGAATACGCGCCGCTGAAGGAGGCGCTGGGCCTGGACGGGACTTCCTCCGTGCTTCTGGTCAGCACGGAAGGCGACACCTGCCGGGAGATGTACCGGAGGATCGTGTGGGAGGGGGAATACGGCAGTGCGGCTGAGTGA
- a CDS encoding YgeY family selenium metabolism-linked hydrolase produces MSEERKTELIALCRDLIRIRSDSGCEGQMVEKLKQVFTGFGFEFQVDRFGSITAHKKGRDGGPKLLFDGHVDTVPAQPADWEHDPWGAEMENGKIYGRGASDMKGAVAAMICAAKYFAEDHPGFAGDLYLSCTVQEESFEGVAAGEVARTVRPDFVVIGEATELALNIGQRGRAEIVAEAFGRAAHSANPEKGINAVSLMCELLKEFEDLPEVRDEFLGKGILVPTDIASKPYPGLSVVPEYCRVTFDRRLLTGETEESVLLPLRAAADRLAASYPGAGVKIFYAYGKMPCYTGETIEGLRFFPAWKFGAEEDFVSAMRKSLQNAGIPAPLSHYSFCTNGSRFAGQAGIRTVGFGPSPENLAHTVDEFIGLEQLCGACAGYSALSKAVLCR; encoded by the coding sequence CTGAGTGAGGAAAGGAAAACAGAGCTGATTGCGCTTTGCAGGGATTTGATCCGGATCAGGAGCGATTCCGGCTGCGAGGGACAGATGGTGGAAAAGCTGAAGCAGGTTTTCACCGGATTCGGATTCGAGTTTCAGGTGGATCGGTTCGGCAGCATCACGGCCCATAAAAAAGGGCGGGACGGGGGGCCGAAGCTCCTGTTCGACGGGCATGTCGACACGGTTCCGGCGCAGCCCGCGGACTGGGAGCATGACCCCTGGGGCGCGGAGATGGAAAACGGAAAAATCTACGGGCGCGGCGCCTCCGATATGAAAGGTGCGGTTGCGGCGATGATCTGCGCCGCAAAGTATTTCGCGGAGGATCACCCCGGTTTTGCCGGGGACCTGTACCTGAGCTGCACCGTGCAGGAGGAGAGCTTTGAGGGCGTCGCCGCGGGCGAGGTGGCGCGGACGGTACGGCCGGACTTTGTCGTAATCGGAGAGGCGACGGAACTGGCGCTGAACATCGGACAGCGCGGCCGGGCGGAAATCGTCGCTGAGGCATTCGGCAGGGCCGCGCATTCCGCGAATCCGGAAAAGGGAATCAATGCCGTTTCCCTGATGTGCGAGCTTCTGAAGGAATTTGAAGATCTTCCGGAGGTCCGGGATGAATTTCTCGGAAAAGGGATTCTGGTCCCGACGGATATCGCTTCAAAGCCTTATCCGGGTCTGTCGGTGGTTCCCGAATACTGCCGTGTGACGTTTGACAGAAGACTGCTGACCGGGGAGACGGAGGAGTCAGTTCTGCTCCCCCTGCGGGCCGCCGCGGACCGGCTGGCCGCGTCTTACCCCGGAGCGGGCGTGAAAATTTTCTATGCCTATGGGAAAATGCCGTGCTACACGGGAGAGACCATCGAGGGCCTTCGCTTTTTCCCCGCCTGGAAATTCGGGGCGGAGGAGGACTTTGTCTCCGCCATGCGGAAAAGCCTTCAGAACGCGGGGATTCCGGCGCCGCTTTCCCATTACAGCTTTTGCACGAACGGGAGCCGGTTTGCCGGGCAGGCCGGCATTCGGACGGTCGGGTTCGGTCCGTCGCCGGAAAACCTGGCCCATACTGTCGACGAATTTATCGGGCTGGAACAGCTCTGCGGCGCGTGTGCCGGATATTCGGCCCTGTCCAAAGCGGTACTCTGCCGTTAA
- a CDS encoding N-acyl-D-amino-acid deacylase family protein — MGLLVRGGMIVDGSGGPPFKGDLLIREDKVAEIGRRIDRENVPVLDAENKVVCPGFIDTHSHSDLRVLTEPDLPPKISQGITTEIYGQDGVSLAPLPKPYRSGWSKNISGLLGDLNSAWRGESVPDYFEAVRRAGPVNNILYLVPHGNIRMQAMGLEGRAAEAGEIGRMKDLLSENLDAGCPGMSTGLIYPPCAFAETGELEALCVVLAEKGKPLVVHQRSEAGRILESMQELIWIARRTGVKVHISHFKLAGKNNWHLLDHLLETLEGARREGLDFSFDLYPYTAGSTMFSAILPPWALSGGTERMLERLKNARTREKIRDCILHPDGSWDNFIEFAGVENIYITDAARHPEAVGKNLVQIGGLYGCDPMEASFRLLAEEENRVGMVDYYGNEETLVRMMQSEGQNFCTDGLLGGTPHPRVYGSFPRVIARYVREKKVMSLEQAVHKMAEVPARRFGIEGRGSIRKGCFADLVVFDPLTIRDTATYLEPRSLSEGIEAVLVNGRICYLAGRGVLGRGGRVLHG; from the coding sequence TTGGGACTTCTGGTTCGCGGAGGCATGATCGTGGACGGCTCTGGGGGACCGCCTTTCAAGGGTGACCTTCTGATTCGGGAGGATAAAGTCGCGGAAATCGGACGGCGGATTGACCGGGAGAATGTCCCTGTCCTGGACGCCGAGAACAAAGTGGTTTGTCCGGGATTCATCGATACACACAGTCATTCCGACCTGCGCGTCCTGACGGAACCGGACCTGCCGCCGAAAATTTCGCAGGGCATCACCACCGAAATCTACGGGCAGGACGGCGTTTCACTGGCTCCTTTGCCGAAGCCGTATCGCAGCGGTTGGTCGAAAAACATCTCCGGACTGCTTGGCGATCTGAACTCCGCCTGGCGCGGGGAAAGTGTTCCGGACTATTTTGAGGCGGTCAGACGGGCCGGGCCGGTCAACAATATTCTCTATCTAGTTCCCCACGGCAACATCCGGATGCAGGCGATGGGCCTGGAAGGGCGCGCTGCCGAAGCCGGGGAGATCGGGCGGATGAAGGACCTGCTTTCGGAAAATCTGGACGCGGGCTGTCCGGGCATGTCCACCGGGTTGATTTACCCGCCCTGCGCGTTCGCGGAGACCGGGGAGCTGGAGGCGCTGTGCGTGGTTTTGGCGGAAAAAGGGAAGCCGCTTGTCGTCCATCAGCGCAGCGAGGCCGGCCGGATTCTGGAATCCATGCAGGAATTGATTTGGATCGCCCGGCGGACCGGTGTGAAGGTTCATATCTCCCATTTCAAGCTGGCCGGAAAAAATAACTGGCACCTGCTTGACCACCTGCTCGAAACGCTGGAAGGCGCAAGGCGGGAGGGCCTTGATTTCAGCTTCGACCTGTATCCCTATACCGCGGGCAGCACCATGTTTTCCGCGATTCTGCCGCCGTGGGCACTTTCCGGCGGGACCGAGCGGATGCTGGAGCGCCTGAAAAACGCGCGGACGCGGGAAAAGATCAGGGACTGCATTCTCCACCCGGACGGAAGCTGGGACAATTTCATCGAGTTCGCGGGAGTGGAAAACATTTATATCACGGATGCGGCGCGGCATCCGGAGGCGGTGGGGAAAAATCTGGTTCAAATCGGCGGCCTGTACGGCTGCGATCCGATGGAGGCGTCGTTCCGCCTCCTGGCGGAGGAGGAAAATCGGGTCGGCATGGTTGATTATTACGGCAATGAGGAAACTTTGGTTCGCATGATGCAGTCGGAAGGCCAGAATTTCTGTACGGACGGGCTTTTGGGAGGAACGCCCCACCCCCGCGTTTACGGCTCCTTTCCCCGTGTGATCGCCCGATATGTCCGGGAAAAAAAGGTCATGAGCCTGGAACAGGCGGTCCATAAAATGGCGGAAGTTCCCGCCCGGCGCTTCGGCATCGAGGGAAGAGGCTCCATCCGGAAAGGCTGCTTTGCCGACCTGGTCGTATTCGACCCCCTTACGATCCGCGACACCGCAACCTATCTGGAACCGCGCAGCCTCAGTGAGGGAATCGAGGCGGTTCTGGTCAACGGCAGGATTTGCTACCTTGCGGGGAGGGGAGTCCTGGGCCGCGGCGGCCGTGTCTTGCACGGATAA
- a CDS encoding GGDEF domain-containing protein translates to MVRKMDRSGIQVRFYRATAIAGAGLSVVCIIGNGLCAFPLRLSIKWVVLFLICTTALFLLKREKYRVHMMFSAFVFLIFLFLPFAFLDSGGSNNNAVGYVFLLLISTTYLFSGWRRIFLAFGLVVVFMALHAAEYFHPDLVMVYSERSQFVDRMIQIPILLLVSFFIILHFAKEYERVNAKLDEYANIDALTGLYNRRMFNKAIEEAALDRENPAYLVLIDVDNFKRANDTYGHSVGDKVLQKLADLLQESFGYGRNNVSRWGGDEFAVIYYGDKNELSQRLEGIKNSFQDFITPYNGAADISFSSASVRVDGTVGQVLTQADHSLYQDKQKKHSS, encoded by the coding sequence ATGGTGAGGAAAATGGACCGGTCCGGTATTCAGGTCCGTTTCTACAGGGCAACCGCAATCGCGGGGGCCGGCCTGTCCGTGGTCTGCATCATCGGCAACGGTCTCTGCGCATTTCCGCTTCGGCTCAGCATAAAATGGGTTGTCCTTTTTTTGATCTGTACGACAGCGCTTTTTTTGCTAAAGCGCGAAAAATATCGCGTTCATATGATGTTTTCGGCGTTCGTGTTCCTGATTTTTCTTTTTCTCCCCTTTGCCTTCCTAGATTCGGGCGGAAGCAATAACAACGCCGTCGGATATGTGTTCCTCCTGCTGATCAGCACCACCTATCTTTTTTCCGGCTGGCGGCGCATTTTTCTGGCGTTCGGGTTGGTTGTGGTATTCATGGCGCTGCACGCCGCCGAATACTTTCACCCCGATCTGGTCATGGTTTACTCGGAGCGGAGCCAATTTGTCGACCGCATGATTCAGATTCCCATCCTGCTGCTGGTTTCATTTTTCATTATCCTTCACTTTGCCAAGGAATACGAACGGGTCAACGCCAAGCTGGATGAATATGCCAATATCGACGCCCTGACGGGCCTTTACAACCGGAGGATGTTCAACAAAGCGATCGAAGAGGCCGCCCTGGACCGGGAGAATCCGGCGTACCTCGTACTGATCGACGTGGACAACTTCAAAAGGGCAAACGACACGTACGGCCACTCCGTCGGAGACAAGGTCCTTCAAAAACTGGCCGACCTGCTCCAGGAATCTTTCGGATACGGCCGCAACAACGTCAGCCGCTGGGGCGGGGATGAATTCGCCGTCATTTACTATGGGGACAAAAACGAGCTGTCGCAGCGTCTGGAGGGAATAAAAAACTCTTTTCAGGATTTTATTACGCCGTACAATGGAGCCGCGGACATCAGCTTCAGCTCCGCGTCCGTCCGGGTGGACGGCACGGTGGGCCAGGTCCTGACGCAGGCGGACCACTCCCTGTACCAGGATAAACAGAAAAAGCACTCCTCCTGA
- a CDS encoding DUF4183 domain-containing protein yields the protein MALKLFKLAATAPAITDTNYYYTATAAITVASGASFQLSRTKWSTGSGGTPASFPAKSNGYYNLVVNGVLQQSVFYSVNTASNIHLLNPGTSSYTIPRSAPITLGLAKIDQNSVVIP from the coding sequence ATGGCACTTAAATTATTTAAGCTCGCGGCCACAGCTCCGGCCATCACGGACACCAACTACTACTATACGGCAACCGCGGCGATCACTGTGGCATCCGGCGCCAGTTTCCAGCTTTCAAGGACAAAATGGTCCACGGGCAGCGGCGGCACGCCCGCGTCCTTCCCCGCAAAATCGAACGGATACTACAATCTGGTCGTCAACGGCGTACTGCAGCAGAGCGTTTTCTATTCCGTCAACACCGCTTCCAACATTCATCTTCTGAACCCCGGGACCAGCAGCTACACGATTCCCCGCAGCGCCCCTATTACTCTCGGCCTTGCAAAAATCGATCAGAACAGCGTAGTGATTCCTTGA
- a CDS encoding glycosyltransferase, producing the protein MKRMEAIKQLSLCVITKNDELFLPDCLNEMKETADEILVADLGSGDRTRELASRAGATVYQPQWENDFSKIKNFCMERAAGKWVLFLQADEMISPKQRAELRLLLRNPNAEGYLIYVDYRQDERGISSPAQFLRLIRNRKEYRFQYRSFEYIPDEILYSLQDSRLRIAHRGERTAGWQLKERIRLLKEDQKERPQDGYVRYLEGIELLNLEKYEESAGQFELARQAVTGGCLYVPHLYKCYGYSLLTLERYEEAEQVLTEGIQAFTFYNDLLALRAELYRRLGRSREAVEDLETCLALRKRPNAYVPGPEIPPSVLQEMWEEMGPAP; encoded by the coding sequence ATGAAAAGGATGGAGGCAATCAAGCAGCTAAGCCTGTGCGTGATTACAAAAAACGACGAACTGTTTTTGCCGGACTGCCTGAATGAGATGAAAGAAACAGCCGACGAGATTTTAGTCGCGGACCTCGGTTCCGGCGACCGCACCCGCGAACTGGCAAGCCGGGCGGGAGCCACAGTATATCAGCCCCAATGGGAAAATGATTTCAGCAAAATCAAAAACTTCTGCATGGAACGCGCAGCCGGAAAATGGGTCCTGTTCCTGCAGGCGGATGAGATGATCTCACCGAAGCAGCGGGCGGAATTGAGACTCCTTCTGAGGAATCCCAACGCCGAGGGTTATCTTATCTATGTGGACTACCGTCAGGATGAAAGGGGAATCTCCTCCCCCGCGCAATTTCTCCGGCTGATCCGGAACCGAAAAGAATATCGTTTTCAGTACCGCTCCTTTGAATATATTCCAGATGAAATTTTATACTCCCTACAGGATTCCCGCCTCCGGATTGCGCACCGCGGGGAAAGAACCGCGGGCTGGCAGCTAAAGGAGCGGATCCGGCTGCTGAAAGAAGACCAAAAGGAACGCCCGCAGGACGGCTACGTGCGGTACCTGGAAGGGATCGAACTTCTCAACCTGGAAAAGTATGAAGAGAGCGCCGGCCAGTTTGAGCTGGCGCGTCAGGCGGTCACCGGCGGCTGCCTGTACGTCCCGCACCTTTATAAATGTTACGGCTATTCCCTTCTGACACTGGAGCGGTATGAAGAAGCGGAGCAGGTCCTAACGGAGGGGATCCAGGCTTTCACCTTCTATAACGACCTTCTCGCATTGCGCGCCGAACTTTACCGAAGGCTTGGCAGGAGCCGGGAAGCGGTAGAAGATCTGGAAACCTGCCTGGCCCTCCGGAAAAGGCCGAACGCCTACGTGCCCGGTCCGGAGATTCCCCCCTCCGTTCTTCAGGAGATGTGGGAGGAAATGGGTCCGGCTCCATAG